The genomic interval ATATTGCTTGTGTTCAAGCAGTCAAACTTGTTAAGCAAGATCATATTTTATCAGCTCAAACATTGGGTGCTAATAAACTGCAGTTATTTACACATGTTGTATTCCCAAGTTCATTGCCAAATATCTTTACAGGTATAAGGACTGCTACAGGTGTTGCCTTTACAACACTTGTAAGTGCTGAAATGGTTGCGGCTGTATCTGGGATTGGTTGGGTAATCCTTGATGCATCTGGAAAATTAAATTCAGAAATAGTATTTGTAGGAATTATTGTCATAGGAATTTCTGCTATATTAATTGATAAATTTTTAATGTTTGTTGAAAATAAAGTTATATTTTGGAAAGGACAAGCGTAATGAAAAAAATTCAAGTTTTACTGTTACTCGCATTATTAACATTATTAGTAAGTTGTAAAGGAAATAAGCATGAAGTTAATATAGGTATATTAAAAGTGCCTAACGATGCTATGCTTGCTAAACAAATGGGATTATTTGAGGAAAAATTTGGTGATTTAGGATATGAAGTTAATTATTTTATTTTTGATTCAGGGGTTGATGCAAATAAAGCCATCGTTTCAGGAGATATCGACTTTGCTACTATGGGAAATATTAATGGATTAGTTGCTTTAGGAAGCAACTTAGATGCTGAACTTGTTTGGATTCATGAAACTTTAGGTGAGGTTGAAGCCTTAGCTGTAAGAGAAAGTGTTGGTATTACTTCAGTTGAAGATTTAAGAGGAAAGAAAATTGCCACAACTTTTGTTTCTACAGCTCATTATGTTTTACTTAACGTCTTAAAAGAGGCTGGAATTGAAGATGAAGTTGAATTATTAAATATGAAGACTAGTGAACTAACTGCTGCTTGGTTACGTGGTGATATCGATGCAGCTTATACTTGGCAACCATCTTTAGGAACGCTTCTAGATAATGGTGGAAGTATCATAGTTTCATCAGAAGATATGATTGAAAAAGGTTATATGACTGCGAATGTTGAATTAGCTAGAAAATCATTTGCTGAAGAACATCCAGAATTAGTTACTACTTACATCGAATGCATGGTTGAAGCATTTGAATACTTCAATACAAATAAAAGTGATGCGATTGATAAATTAGCTACTGAATTAGAGTTAGATGTAGAAGAAATCACAATCGAAGTCAGTGGATCCATTTGGACAAGTTTGGAAGAAATGCAAGGGGATGAGTTCATCACTGAATACATAGATACCATGTATTCACAATCAGATTTCTTATTAAATCAAGACTTCGTTGACAGAATTATCTCAAGAGATGAAATAGCTGTATTTATAAACAACTCCTATGCTTTGGATGTAAATAATGAAGAAAATAATTGAAATTGATCATATTAGTGTTGATTATGATTTGAATGAAGAAACAATAGGAGCTATTAATAATGTTTCTTTAGATATAAACGAAAATGAATTCGTTTGTATCTTAGGTCCTTCTGGATGTGGGAAAAGTACATTATTAAAAACCATTGCTGGATTTATTATTCCTAATAAAGGCCATATTTATATGAATAATAAGGAAATACAGAAGCCTGATAAATCAAGAGGAGTTGTTTTTCAAGAACCTAACCTATTTCCATGGTATACTGTTTTTCAAAATGTAGCAATTGGACCTAAATTTGACAATCGTTCCAAAAAAGAGATTAATAATATCTGTGATAAATACTTGTCTCAAGTTGAATTAGAAGGATATAAAGATTCTAAAGTATTTGAACTTTCGGGTGGACAAAAACAAAGAGTCGCAATCGCTAGAACCCTTGCCAATAATCCTGAGGTCATTCTAATGGATGAACCATTTGGAGCGTTGGATAGCTTCACAAGAAAGAAAATGCAGATTATGATTAGAAATCTTTGGAACAAAAATAAGTCTAATATT from Mycoplasmatota bacterium carries:
- a CDS encoding ABC transporter substrate-binding protein gives rise to the protein MKKIQVLLLLALLTLLVSCKGNKHEVNIGILKVPNDAMLAKQMGLFEEKFGDLGYEVNYFIFDSGVDANKAIVSGDIDFATMGNINGLVALGSNLDAELVWIHETLGEVEALAVRESVGITSVEDLRGKKIATTFVSTAHYVLLNVLKEAGIEDEVELLNMKTSELTAAWLRGDIDAAYTWQPSLGTLLDNGGSIIVSSEDMIEKGYMTANVELARKSFAEEHPELVTTYIECMVEAFEYFNTNKSDAIDKLATELELDVEEITIEVSGSIWTSLEEMQGDEFITEYIDTMYSQSDFLLNQDFVDRIISRDEIAVFINNSYALDVNNEENN
- a CDS encoding ABC transporter ATP-binding protein translates to MKKIIEIDHISVDYDLNEETIGAINNVSLDINENEFVCILGPSGCGKSTLLKTIAGFIIPNKGHIYMNNKEIQKPDKSRGVVFQEPNLFPWYTVFQNVAIGPKFDNRSKKEINNICDKYLSQVELEGYKDSKVFELSGGQKQRVAIARTLANNPEVILMDEPFGALDSFTRKKMQIMIRNLWNKNKSNIFFVTHDIDEALLLGTKIYVMRKGEKSIIKSYDIDYTYRLLNNPKEHVVEEEGFIKLKEEIISLLEE